A window of the Gossypium hirsutum isolate 1008001.06 chromosome A03, Gossypium_hirsutum_v2.1, whole genome shotgun sequence genome harbors these coding sequences:
- the LOC107888135 gene encoding phytosulfokines: MCSKYKAIASCIIIVFLLVFTFSSCASAARPQPAAPYAHHAAPIKVQYLVEEDSCDGIEEEECLMRRTLAAHLDYIYTQKNTNP, encoded by the exons ATGTGTTCCAAATACAAGGCCATCGCCTCCTGCATCATCATCGTCTTCCTCCTCGTCTTCACATTTTCTTCTTGTGCTTCAGCCGCCCGCCCTCAACCTGCAGCTCCATACGCACATCATGCCGCTCCAATCAAAGTTCAATACCTG GTTGAAGAAGATAGCTGCGATGGGATAGAGGAAGAAGAATGCTTGATGAGAAGAACACTTGCAGCTCACCTTGATTACATCTACACCCAGAAGAACACCAACCCCTGA